TGCTCAGCAGTCTGTCCGCGCACTAGCGGCGCGCGGTGGCGGTCGTCCTCGCAGCGACCGTCACCACGTCGCGAGCGACCTGGATCTCACATGCGGGTAGCCGGGGATTGTGATACTCCGGCGCTGGCTAGCATCGTGTCCCGTACGGATCGGCCAGACCCCGAGGACATGCGTTGACTACCGACCATCTTGACCGCTGGAATGCCCACGAGGCCGCGGCAGAGGCGATGATTCCGATTATCGGAAAGCTCTACCGCGACAAGGGGGTGACGATTCTGCTGCACAGCCGGTCGCTGGTGAACAAATCGGTGATCAGCATTCTGCGGACCCACCGGTTCGCGCGGCAGATCGCGGGGGAGGAGCTGTCGATCGACGAGACGCTGCCGTTCCTCGAGGCCCTGAACGGGCTGGACCTGGGCCCGAGCAAGATCGATCTCGGCCGCCTGGTGATGGCCTACCGCGCCGACGAGCGCGGGCTGTCGGTCCCCGAGTTCACCGCCGACGTGCTGGCCGACATCACCGGCGGCAACAAGGCGCAGGCGCAGGGGCCCCGCGATGTGGTGCTCTACGGCTTCGGCCGCATCGGCCGGCTGGTGGCCCGGCTGCTCATCGAGAAGGTCGGCTCCGGCAACGGTCTGCACCTGCGGGCCGTGGTGGTGCGCAAGGGCGGCGCCGAGGATCTGGTCAAGCGCGCCTCGCTGCTGCGCCGCGATTCGGTGCACGGGCAGTTCAACGGCACCATCAAGGTCGACGCCGAGAATTCCGCGATCATCGCCAACGGCAACGTGATTCGCTTCATCTACAGCGACGACCCGGCCGCCATCGATTACACCGACTACAACATCCACGACGCGATCCTGATCGACAACACCGGCAAGTGGCGCGACCGCGCGGGCCTGGAGAAGCATCTGCGGCCCGGCATCGCGAAGGTGGTGCTGACCGCGCCCGGTAAGGGTGACGTGCCCAACATCGTGCACGGCGTCAACCACCGCGAGCTGGATCTGTCACAGCAGATCTTCTCGTGCGCGTCCTGCACCACCAATGCGATCGTGCCGCCGCTCAAGGCGATGGAGGACGAGTTCGGCATCGTGCGCGGGCACGTGGAGACGGTGCACTCGTTCACCAACGACCAGAACCTGCTGGACAACTACCACAAGTCCGATCGCCGGGGTCGCTCCGCGCCGTTCAACCTGGTGCTCACCGAGACGGGCGCGCAGTCCGCGGTGAAGAAGGCCATGCCGGACTTCCAGGCCAAGATCACCGGCAGCTCGATTCGCGTTCCCACGCCGGATGTCTCGGTCGCCATCCTGAATCTGCAGCTGCGCCGCGAGACCACCCGCGAGGAGGTGCTCGAGTACCTGCGCGGCATGTCGCTGGCGGGGCCGCTGAGCCGCAACCTCGATTTCACCGCCGCCACCGATGTGGTGTCGAGCGATTTCATCGGCTCGCGGGCGGCCTCGATCGTGGACGCGAACGCCACCATCGTCGACGGTGACACCGCGATCCTGTACCTCTGGTACGACAACGAGTTCGGCTACTCGTGCCAGGTGGTGCGGACGGTGCAGTACATCTCGGGCATCGAGTACCCGACCTATCCGGCGCTGGGCGAGGACGTGCTCGTCGCGGCCGGCTAGCCGACAGGCGAAGTCGCACAGCCGAATCGGGCCCCGGAAGCAGTCGCTGCCGGGGCCCGAACCGTACTAGCTGGGGGTGCCGACCGGCTGCCAGCACACCACGCGGGCCGGTTGCGGGGTGACCGTCGCCCCGGCGGGAATGGGGCATTTGCCGGTGTCGGTGGTGCCGTCGAAGCGGCCGCCGATCTGCACGGTGACGCCCGCGGCGCTCTTGGCGGCGCAGTCGATCGGGGTGATCTGGTTGACGTCGGCCTGCATGCTGTAGCAGTCGCCGACCTTCACATTGGGGGCGAAGCACAGCGAGTGGTTGCCGTCGGTCAGCACGAAATAGGCGGCGTCCTCGAGCTTTCCGTCCGGGCAGGTGGCGCCGTTGGTGACGGCGGCGGCCAGCTCGTAGACGGCGGCCTTGTCCTCGCAGGCGGTGGGGCGGATCTTGCCGATCTGCGCGCCGCGATAGTCGGTGGCGGTCACGCAGTTGCCGACGGCCAGTTCGGGGTCGTGGGTGGCCGTGGTGGTGGCGCGGGTGATGGTGGCGAGCAGGCCGAGCGCCAGCACCAGGACGCCCGCGACGGCGACGACGACACCGGTGTTGGCGGGCAGCTTGGCCAGGGTGGGGGTCGTCTTCGCGCGTGCCCGCAGAACGAGGCCGGCGACCAGCAGGACGACGCCGAGCGCTGGGATGATGAACACAGTCTTTCCATTCCTTCCGGTCCGCTGACGGACACGGGCAGGAACGTACCCCGAGACGGACGCCGATCGGGGGGTTTTAAAAGGAACGTGTTCCAGATTTTTCGGGCCTACTGATCGGCCAGTCTGCCCGCCGGATAACGCAGGTGAGCGGTGGAGGTGGTCTTCATCCGCCACTTGGTCAGGTTCACGGCCGACAGGATCGTGGCCACGATCAGAGCGGTCAGCAGGAAGCGCTGATCGCGCGGGTCCAGGACGGCCAGGACGACCAGTCCGCCCAGAAAGAGGACGGTATTGATCATCGCGAAGGCCACCTGCTGATTCGGGCTGAGAACCTTGGTGGTTTCCGGCATTGCGACTCCTCTGCCACGGATTGGCTGACTCACCCGACGCTAATCGCCGAAAACCGCTGCGCTAAGGGACAAACGCCCTCAGTGCAGCGGCCGGAGTCGCCAGATCGGGTGCGGAGTAGCAGGAACATCCGAACCCGGTGCGGGTCAGGGAGTTTCGGTGGCGGCGTCGGAGAGCCAGTTGCGAAGCCACGCGGTGGCGGTGGTGCCGTTGGCGTCGACGACATAGCCGGGATACGACTGGTGGACGCCGGAGGCCAGGAACTCCTGGACCTGGTGCAGCCATTGCTCGCTCGCGGGGTTGTCCGCGGGCGCGGACAGGATGGCTGACCAGCCGGGCATGAGGGCTTCGCCGAGGATGGACTGGAAGGTCAGCAGATAGCTGGGGACCTGCAGCGGATCCTGCGCGGTGAGCTGGGTGAGCAGCCCGGCCGAGCGGCCCGCCAGATCGTCGGTGGGCACCGAGCAGTACAGATCGCCCGCGGCGCAGAAGGTCCGGACCTTCGGGGTGAGCCAGCCGAAGCCGCCCGCGCGAGCGCCACCCGCGCCGGCGCCGGGAACCTGCGGGCCGACGATGGCGTCGGCGGGGGAGCGGCGCGGATCCGAGACCAGGCCGACCGCGGCCACCCGGTCGGGCGGGACCACGCCCAGTCCGGTGCCGATCTCGGCGGCGAGGTCACCGGCCGCGTCCGCGCCCTGGCTGTAGCCGATGAGGGCGAAACGCGTTGCGGCACAGCGGGCGGCCATGGACTGGATCAGGTCGCGGGCGGCGGTGACGGCGTCGTGTTTGGAGCGGCCGTAGACTTCCCCGTCCCAGGGGAAGGCGGTCGCGGGATAGGCGACGTAATCGGTGCGGACGGTGCCGGGCAGGCCGCGGGTGACCTGGGCGAGCATGCCCTGCTTCGGATCGTCCTTGGAGGTTTCCCAGGTGCCGGGGACCGCGATGACATCGAGGCCGGGGCAGTCGGGGGCGGCGGTGGCGCGCGGTGCGCCGACGGCCGTGAGAATCCCGGCGGCGACGACGGCCGCGAGGGCGCCGCCCACCGGTCGGAAGGATCGCACTGTTCGAAAAGACAAGGTCCACACCCCTTGTTCGGATCGTTCGGTCGACTTTCTTCACACCGCGATGATTCGTTCCGCGCGAACATACCAAAGGAACTGGTTGGTCCGGCGACTAGTGGACGAGGAAACGCCGAGAGCCGGACAAACGGGATCTAATGAACCCGGCTCGCGGCCGAGGTCGGTTGCGGGCGCACAGATTTCATGTCGCGTTCGCGGCGAATACACGCGAAGGCCCCGCGCGTCGAATCCGGCGTACGTG
This sequence is a window from Nocardia yunnanensis. Protein-coding genes within it:
- a CDS encoding glyceraldehyde-3-phosphate dehydrogenase, which produces MTTDHLDRWNAHEAAAEAMIPIIGKLYRDKGVTILLHSRSLVNKSVISILRTHRFARQIAGEELSIDETLPFLEALNGLDLGPSKIDLGRLVMAYRADERGLSVPEFTADVLADITGGNKAQAQGPRDVVLYGFGRIGRLVARLLIEKVGSGNGLHLRAVVVRKGGAEDLVKRASLLRRDSVHGQFNGTIKVDAENSAIIANGNVIRFIYSDDPAAIDYTDYNIHDAILIDNTGKWRDRAGLEKHLRPGIAKVVLTAPGKGDVPNIVHGVNHRELDLSQQIFSCASCTTNAIVPPLKAMEDEFGIVRGHVETVHSFTNDQNLLDNYHKSDRRGRSAPFNLVLTETGAQSAVKKAMPDFQAKITGSSIRVPTPDVSVAILNLQLRRETTREEVLEYLRGMSLAGPLSRNLDFTAATDVVSSDFIGSRAASIVDANATIVDGDTAILYLWYDNEFGYSCQVVRTVQYISGIEYPTYPALGEDVLVAAG
- a CDS encoding cutinase family protein: MGGALAAVVAAGILTAVGAPRATAAPDCPGLDVIAVPGTWETSKDDPKQGMLAQVTRGLPGTVRTDYVAYPATAFPWDGEVYGRSKHDAVTAARDLIQSMAARCAATRFALIGYSQGADAAGDLAAEIGTGLGVVPPDRVAAVGLVSDPRRSPADAIVGPQVPGAGAGGARAGGFGWLTPKVRTFCAAGDLYCSVPTDDLAGRSAGLLTQLTAQDPLQVPSYLLTFQSILGEALMPGWSAILSAPADNPASEQWLHQVQEFLASGVHQSYPGYVVDANGTTATAWLRNWLSDAATETP